gttttttttccataaaatattattattaaagttaaaattatcagataattatgtttaaactgAACGGCATTTCGAGTATAACTTGTTTAACGATACtagtcaatttaattataacagctaataaataatgatatttttagaagTGTATGTTATCTAAATGATGATTTTTCATCTCAATTCCAATTACCtagttgatttaataaaattaatatcaaacgcTTTAATATGACCAATTcagatgtttaaatataattctgaGTATGATATTGGTTAACAAAAGGTATAcatgtacttaaaattattattgtattcagttTTATTCCCCTCATTTATggcataattcaataataaggaTGGATGATGTAGATACCCGTATAAAGAGAATCGAGAGGTGGAAGGATatcacatttaatataaaatattaatttaatgacaacctatttatattgtaccatcactaaataaaaaataatttcctgAGGCTGCTGCTGATCGACTTAATGAATCACATAAATTCAATCTagttgagttaaaaaaaaaaattaattttaagttaataatatattattatttattttaatgctagTGTATAATcaacgatttattatttaaaattacggaaacaatattacaggtttttaaaaaaaaaaaatgtttatttgtgtataactTGTATTTAAAACTCCATCCTTTTATTCGCAGTCAACGGAGtcaatgtttttgtaaaaattacttcattaatatacgtactttatattatattatgtaattttttactcaactataatactttaaataagcAGATCAAGATCATTCAAGTGatactgttttatattatggtatctACCTACTGGCTCTACTGAATAGGTACTGCGTAACTTGCAGATTTTCACAATACCGAAATATTTGTTCACACGAACAGCTCGTTTTCACTTACCTTTCGGTTTAACCATAAACGTTTTCAATTGCTTtgacgatattataaaatgtagttttctttctaaaattgaattcgTTAAGTTGGTTTACCAAATGCCTGCATTTGATTTTTGTGCCTTTTGGTATATTAGATGTTTGTTTTTGAAAGTTCATTTCTGTTTTTAACATATCAACATttagaataaacattttaagctaAACGTAATTTAGGATACGATTGAGAATTAATTTCTGATTATACTTACCAAGACTTAAACATTTCCAATACTAAATCATATCTTGTGGTTCTTTATTGAATCTAATATTCATTTCATTAATGATTCGGTCTAATATTGAACAGTACATAAAAAACGTCATTTATTCTTCTTTTGAAGACGTAAAGTACCAAGTACCTATcgtgtattaaaatagttcATTTTGGTAGGCACTCTTCTCTTTTTCAAAggagaaatttaaataacaataggtACCTTATAATTTTGCAACATAAACGGTTTTACGAAAAATATCTGTGAACACATCAcaccgatataataataatattaagtactttTACGTTGATGACAACGATATgacattattagtataatattttctacccGCAGTAATTATAATCAGAAcaagaaacaaaaatactacTAAAAAGTATATAGATTCAAATATTCTATTGAATATTGGCATAAAAAATACCGTCGAAAAagacgatttttttataaaataaatttcaaaaagttgTAAATGATCAATAAGGGGAAAAcggaataataaattcaaatttgtattcagatttattatttcttcattAAATCAATtggtaaatttgataaaaaaacacgtttaaatttttttattccacgtgtattacacaaaaatagaAACAGTCGGTATTGGGTTTCCTGAAAACGCGTATATTAAGAAAGTAAGAAATAATAGTTgtcttttgatttttacattaatcttACCCGATAAGTGATTTTCTTTAGAAATGAAGTataatttgcttattttttatgtttgtccTTATGtgtcacaaattaaaaacgtttgtGGTATATTCACATTacacattttacattaatttatttatgattttcaatatttttttattgtcacaTATAACAGGTTTATTGACAGTTATCGATAAATACTTAAAGTAATCGACTGTGAATGGTGGTTGCTGATATAATCATGGTTCGACaattttctacaaaaataaaccgACGCAGTTTGTCGTCACTTTCAATGCTATGCGCTACGTTAACATGGCTAGTCGATTTAACATATTCTTCTGTGACGTGTGGCCCCGGTATAAAATCAATCGGAGGTAAGAAACTGCAAtctctttaaatttttattaatttgttatacatcTTTAAGCGCTTATGGAAATTCTATCAGTAATATGCTATCCAATTTCTTTAGTCGATATTTATTGGAAttcaaaataagttatattataacataattactaATTCGCTAAGGTATTATATGTCATCCTTAGTGTCTGaaaacgtaatttattattattcaattctaGTAGTTCTAGACTTCtagtagattttaaaaataaaaattatgtttattgccATAGATAAAACTAtctaatcataaatttatattttacatattatattttaatattattgtatgatttttgtatgattttcaattgaaacatttttttctttttatttattcatcaaCTTAAAACGTTTGCCAgagtattaacaaattattgtattattttatatttatatgtaaccATAATGAAGCCTTgtgatatgtataaaataataatcttgtgtatattgttgtaaaaattataggtacGGTCCCAAGCGGTGATATCGTACTAGAATACGGCAGCGGCGTTCCCTTGGAAATCACATGCATCTTGCAATCCGATACCATAATAGTGCAAAACTTGTTTCGTGACCGAACGGACAGTAgtaataaaaccaaatttccAAGCCACAGGATCATGTTTTATAAGAATGCTGAAATCGTACCCAAACAATACGTGACGATCGTTAACGCCACAGCGGCTCAGCTGCGCATCCCAAACCCCCCAGTTGGTcgaaatacctattattgcaCACTATTACTTGATTATGAAAGGCGACAAAACGACAGTTATGTTGATTCCGACGGCGATCACTCGTCTACTACGTTATCTAGTGGTCCATCCACGTTTCCCCCCGTACAACCTGCACCTACAAGCTTGAACACGAATGGATCTCATCAACCAGGGTCACAACTTGGGGTGTGTTTGAATACGGTCTATGTTGGACGTAAGTTAACCACAAACTTcgaacctattttattttaattgtgcgttaaataataattgtaacaaaAACTTCAATAACTTAACGACTTTTATATCGTTTACTTGAACAATGTGTTCTATAttcctaaattattttttcgaagATATGTTTTCCTTACATATAGTCTTAttttataaggataaaaaacaataataagtatctTATCTAGTTaaagtatgataaatattatgtttatcataaatacatacGTGTAGATTATTCAAACAACTTAGGTATAAAGAatgaattatttcattatacatttataagttacaacaagtaatacattttttttttttacttaaaatgattaattttaaatattaactgttgAACCTAACCTCTCACACTAAATGAGTTTGAGGAAATAATCAACTAACATTACCACAATATACAATAGCCATTTTCTATGCgagacttaaattataaaaaaatgtaaagccatttaaaataatatttgcttaGATAAGCCTGAAATCATAAGAAATTTTACATGTATCTCTAACAATTGGGTCAATTTGAAGTGCAATTGGAATACATCAGAGAACCCAATTAGAaccacttataaattattattccgaTTACCCGGACGTGCTGGAGGCAGGtaatgtattacaaatattaataacaatattttttatttatcaaatgtatctttttatttatttatagaatctTCATAAACTGTCCAACAGATTCAGATATCAGAGAGAACACATGTTATTGGGATTTTAAAACTACACCCATGTATAGACAACCTTACGAGTTTTACGATTTCAGATTAAACGGCCAAAATGCTTTAGGAAATGTATCTACGTTCATCAACTTTCATCATTATGCCAAcagtatactaaaaaatataaaaaataatattttactttatcagaaaaagtattatagaattttatttagtctttcttttttcatatttagttATTCCTGCGAGTCCTATAAATATCACTGTAATCGATAAAACAGAGTCCAGTGTTATGTTAAGATGGTCAGTAGGAACAATGACAGACTTTCCACGGGAATTAATTCATAAGATCGAGTATAAGTCACAATGGGATTCCAATCCTGAATACTGGCAAGTAAGTTCAGGCATCGATCAGATGATCAATCAGACACATCTACATtgcattacattatattacatttttttttttaaattttttttccagtcTATTAACATAAGCGATACGTGTAGTGCACCAATATTGtccaataaaacaaatacatttttgtatgacATGAATTGCCAAGAACgtgataatgatttttattattttaatgtcacTGATCTAAAATATCCGTTTACACATTACGATTTTCGCATATACGTACGTTCTTCGCTTGCCCGAGGAGAGGATAAGTGGTCTCCTCCTGGCAGTATAACACTGAAAACAAAACCTTCAAGTAAGCTAATACTTaagtaatctattttattgactttattttataaacactgaTATTCGGTTGCTCAATTGCGTCCGTaagatgtattttataaactaaatcaatacaacattaatatagtataaaaatataagttaggtattattttgtatgcaattattacaattgGCTATTTCATCATATATTATGGTCCATAGTACCAAGAAGACCTCCAAGAACTGATATTGGAAGCTTTGAGTGTATTACATCAAGAATCGACCAAACAAAAAGAGACGTGTTCATTTATTGGCAAAAAATTGATGATAGTGAGAAATGTGGTGACTCTTTTCAGTACCGAGCTTATTATACTTCAAAcacaacacaaaataaaaccaCGTAAGTGCcattgatagtttttttttattattattataacttttaaatccatactattattttatttaaaactatagaatTCACTATAGcaatgaaatatatgaaaattatgcCAAGTTTCAAGGACTTAATACTTCGGTTGGTTACAACTTTACAGTTTATTCATCCAACAACGAAGGTTTGTCGACAGAATATTCAACAATCTACGTACCCAGTGAATCAGAGAGTAAGAATTAGAGAAATATACAGTTTGTCGTTACGtgtattttaatcttttgatttttaatagtacTTGAAAAACCAATATTTCTAACAAAAATGGTATTTGATCAACAAGGTGTTTTTGAACTATCCTGGAAAAGCAATGGCACTACGAAATCGTCCACTTCCGATGAactgaattattatacaatattctgGTGTGAAAATGTTAAAGGTCTTCCTTACCAGTGTAATGtacgtaaattaataatagaataattttccaaatacaattagtatatttgttgtaacgaaaattggattttaaactaatacagatatttccaataaatatgtactgattataataatgaaagatGTATCACGATTCCTGgcgtataattactatttcttccataaatttatctaaaataatcattatgttTATGAATTGCACACCTGAAATACATCACCattgcaaattatttattttacagggTTACGTGAACTGGACGCACGTCCCTGGTTCAGAATTTCGTTACAATGTcactatattgaattataatgctaaaaatCACTACCAATTTGCAATAAGTGCTAACAGCCGACGTTTATTGAGTAATGAATCCAATcctcaaaacaattttaatagtagTGGAATGGTGTGGGAATCGTgcacaatacaaaataatataagtaagaagatttattgtttttgcagtttataataaattttatagtttatcgaTATTCATTTCGTACCTATCTATTCGTTTATGGTTGTGTAGCTGCTAGAAAAGTGGAGAACGTTTGGGTTAATGTAGTCGGCTCGACGTTTATTGGTTTGAAGTGGAATATTGACTGCACAGACAGAATCGGTTTGGTTGGcgaatatcaaatattttattgtgccGTTGTTTCCATAACCAGTAACATTTGCAATGGTAAGAattcgtattaattatttaatgtaagtataacaatataataattagattaaaataatttaattttctttcacTGAAAAGATTGGatgggaaatattaaattaattaacttattgtGCTTATTGTCTTAGTACCTACATAGATGATctattttaatgattgtatACAATGTGCACGTATGTACTCGTACAAGTAATTTCTTAAGTGAGATTAcagatttaaatgtttaaaacgtaaaattataattactttatccAATATTCATGAGTTTTGACACATCAATACATATAACTACACCACgaataaaattgattgtaattagtaataattaaataatcaatagaaactatgagtaggtatatatatgtaataatttaatttaatttttatctgaatgatatttagtaaatatttatattatataatatattataatgtatcattGGAAAGATATTGTAGAgtaaattttcacaaaaataattttgtacacacaatattatgatgacgCTATAAGACAGTTAAAATACGGAAATAGGAATACACCAATGAGGTCATTTatccagtaaaataaaattaaaaaaaaaaaaaattaaaacaccaaGCATTTTATAAGGTGAAGTCGGGTtatacgaaatataaaaagtagagTTACTTAACcaacctataaataataacagaataaatagcttattattgtatattattcaaatgtaaataaaaaatgaaatacctGCAGTATGTTTGTAAGCTTGTAGCTATtacaaaaaaacgaaatacgGGCGTAAGATTGGCATTACAGTTTTAGCAGAATTGTTCAAAACAAATCCAttaacgtttatataatatacttaaatttaatcaaatgaaaaccacataatagtatttattgagGTTGATTTGGGGTTGACATTGAAATTTACTTGAAGTTAAAATTGGATATTACCTATGTTCTTAAAATTGAAGTTACTTTCGGCGAAATACTCGTGTTTCGTATATAAAACGTTCATACGAACGAAAGAAGAAATACAAACACCAATACCGAAATTTGAGTGCGATAAtgaatgcaatattttaatgcgTGTTCATTTTACAATCGAAACCAaactttattgtaaaatttcgACCAATGTAAGATATTAGTATTCATAATAAGTGTAAACacgtaataatgatataacagttgtgatatataatagtatgtgatttttctttatgtattaggtatttaggGACATACCTattaagttgttttatttagtatgaattttgtatacccaattattataattcataattattatgaatctatcttatattttaggaTCTATGCTGTCCAAAACAATGAGCAGAGAAGCGGCACAAAAAGAAGGaggttttactttattaacgaATCTTAAGCCTTATACTACGTACATTGTTTCCATAGCAATTAGTACAAATTATGGCAAAGGAATACATAGTGATCCTTTACTAGTTACCACATTAGGCTTAGGAGGAGGTTGGTATTTTAAACAAGAATATCccaaaattatacaacaaataatgaaacatagtttatatttttaatgcatgaACCGTTGACGGTAGCTCAATCATAATACAACAATTgttcttgttttaaaatatttttaattgtataacaaatataggtacacctATACAGTTTGACTTCACTTACTAAGAACTTCAACGATACTTTGCGTTCAATTACGATACGCAACTGTCTCGCCATACGCACATAGTAGGTACTGTTTAATTAGTACCTACTTCATCTATAAATCATCCTGCGAACGAGTAGTGACAACATTGTatcttgttaaattttatgtagCATGCACTTGTGAAACCTATTTTGACCTCGTATAGTTTACACtctctttatatttaaaatcattatggtTTAGCCATTTATGTAtacacgtttattttattttatttttttatcagagACCATGATATTATTGTCAACATTAGATCGAATTAaaattagcaaaaaaaaaaaaaaatatatatactaacaattttatcaatattataattattataactattattaatcttataatCACATTCACAAATgtagtaatagtaattaatagtaaatataaaacaaactattattaatacttacgttttaactatttattattatttttataccaagTCGCACCAACtgaaatgtacaaaaaaaaattatattttaactcaaATTTGTGTAATCCAACTTCAATTATATTGGAcgctataaaaatgtatttatggccaaaatataatttatactaaaatacaatatacctattgatataaatatggtataatgtataatatattatattataatgattatacaataaacaatatacaatttatatatttatgtatttattatacaataaaaatacatacatattattatattaaatattataaaatagtattttgaaaTGAGTACTTAActacttgaataataatatgactttgAAGAagtttaaattagaattatgtagatatttttattttatattattcacaaaaaaataaatatttcatgaaagTGTTACAagaacattttcataaaatgtctatatttcattaaatttatatgataccTAGTTTAACGCTTTTTCGatacaattcaatataatatagtatacactactataatactatactattatcttccctcccaaaaaaaaaatatttcctttaTACGCCACTGTACCGTTTGTACTAAtagtatatgtaaaaataaaccaacgatggttaacaaaaaaaaaaaataatttcttaataacTTATTCGTTTCAAATACTTGAGAAAATCGCTAAACGGGTTGAATGTAACatgatcaatttattttttaataataattatttaaaaccggAATTAGGgagtgtataatttttatcactatTACATGCATAAATATGATACTAAACTTACGGATGTGGGCATCTTTTTTCActcttatttaa
This genomic stretch from Rhopalosiphum maidis isolate BTI-1 chromosome 3, ASM367621v3, whole genome shotgun sequence harbors:
- the LOC113560191 gene encoding cytokine receptor-like isoform X1, giving the protein MVVADIIMVRQFSTKINRRSLSSLSMLCATLTWLVDLTYSSVTCGPGIKSIGGTVPSGDIVLEYGSGVPLEITCILQSDTIIVQNLFRDRTDSSNKTKFPSHRIMFYKNAEIVPKQYVTIVNATAAQLRIPNPPVGRNTYYCTLLLDYERRQNDSYVDSDGDHSSTTLSSGPSTFPPVQPAPTSLNTNGSHQPGSQLGVCLNTVYVGHKPEIIRNFTCISNNWVNLKCNWNTSENPIRTTYKLLFRLPGRAGGRIFINCPTDSDIRENTCYWDFKTTPMYRQPYEFYDFRLNGQNALGNVSTFINFHHYANIIPASPINITVIDKTESSVMLRWSVGTMTDFPRELIHKIEYKSQWDSNPEYWQSINISDTCSAPILSNKTNTFLYDMNCQERDNDFYYFNVTDLKYPFTHYDFRIYVRSSLARGEDKWSPPGSITLKTKPSIPRRPPRTDIGSFECITSRIDQTKRDVFIYWQKIDDSEKCGDSFQYRAYYTSNTTQNKTTIHYSNEIYENYAKFQGLNTSVGYNFTVYSSNNEGLSTEYSTIYVPSESEILEKPIFLTKMVFDQQGVFELSWKSNGTTKSSTSDELNYYTIFWCENVKGLPYQCNGYVNWTHVPGSEFRYNVTILNYNAKNHYQFAISANSRRLLSNESNPQNNFNSSGMVWESCTIQNNITARKVENVWVNVVGSTFIGLKWNIDCTDRIGLVGEYQIFYCAVVSITSNICNGSMLSKTMSREAAQKEGGFTLLTNLKPYTTYIVSIAISTNYGKGIHSDPLLVTTLGLGGGWYFKQEYPKIIQQIMKHSLYF
- the LOC113560191 gene encoding cytokine receptor-like isoform X2; this translates as MVVADIIMVRQFSTKINRRSLSSLSMLCATLTWLVDLTYSSVTCGPGIKSIGGTVPSGDIVLEYGSGVPLEITCILQSDTIIVQNLFRDRTDSSNKTKFPSHRIMFYKNAEIVPKQYVTIVNATAAQLRIPNPPVGRNTYYCTLLLDYERRQNDSYVDSDGDHSSTTLSSGPSTFPPVQPAPTSLNTNGSHQPGSQLGVCLNTVYVGHKPEIIRNFTCISNNWVNLKCNWNTSENPIRTTYKLLFRLPGRAGGRIFINCPTDSDIRENTCYWDFKTTPMYRQPYEFYDFRLNGQNALGNVSTFINFHHYANIIPASPINITVIDKTESSVMLRWSVGTMTDFPRELIHKIEYKSQWDSNPEYWQSINISDTCSAPILSNKTNTFLYDMNCQERDNDFYYFNVTDLKYPFTHYDFRIYVRSSLARGEDKWSPPGSITLKTKPSIPRRPPRTDIGSFECITSRIDQTKRDVFIYWQKIDDSEKCGDSFQYRAYYTSNTTQNKTTIHYSNEIYENYAKFQGLNTSVGYNFTVYSSNNEGLSTEYSTIYVPSESEILEKPIFLTKMVFDQQGVFELSWKSNGTTKSSTSDELNYYTIFWCENVKGLPYQCNGYVNWTHVPGSEFRYNVTILNYNAKNHYQFAISANSRRLLSNESNPQNNFNSSGMVWESCTIQNNITARKVENVWVNVVGSTFIGLKWNIDCTDRIGLVGEYQIFYCAVVSITSNICNGSMLSKTMSREAAQKEGGFTLLTNLKPYTTYIVSIAISTNYGKGIHSDPLLVTTLGLGGGTPIQFDFTY